In a genomic window of Babylonia areolata isolate BAREFJ2019XMU chromosome 3, ASM4173473v1, whole genome shotgun sequence:
- the LOC143279754 gene encoding uncharacterized protein LOC143279754: MTSGVIPLRDASLPGHVKLPRRYEKAAMGSKGIPVRVRKISLQPGGRALGDSLSARLDDLLAAVLWVRQELIMLRQHDILLKRQFFDIQHSILSLQQKPKPPPPSPSPSSSSSFSSSSSTATTTNTTTSTTSTSPTDPSSASDPTTPTCNTTTTNSNNNNNTSDGSGHVLNGEVVSDDDGGGEGGGGGEGGGQTNEVKGRHVQRVTDYVFEEEDFLLETFVVRPSSSVTLLRGDSVEEEERELGGGVYGRMMGRVLGVRGQGWEGQEEEEEDGGYGEEERDVFCEDPSSSFLFFRPRTSSMRTSRDMAALARRRGSKELI; the protein is encoded by the exons ATGACTTCCGGGGTGATCCCGCTACGTGACGCCAGCCTGCCCGGACACGTGAAGCTGCCGCGGCGCTACGAGAAGGCCGCCATGGGAAGCAAGGGCATCCCGGTGCGCGTGCGCAAGATCAGCCTGCAGCCCGGGGGGCGGGCCCTGGGGGACTCGCTGTCGGCCCGGCTGGACGACCTGCTGGCCGCCGTGCTGTGGGTCAGACAGGAactg ATCATGCTCAGGCAGCACGACATCCTCCTCAAGCGGCAGTTCTTCGACATCCAGCACTCCATCCTGTCCCTGCAGCAGAAAcccaaaccccctcctccctcaccctcaccttcctcctcctcttccttctcctcctcctcatccaccgccaccaccaccaacaccaccacctccaccacctccacttccCCTACTGATCCCTCCAGTGCTTCagaccccactacccccacctgcaacaccaccaccacaaacagcaacaacaacaacaacaccagtgacGGTTCAGGACATGTATTGAATGGCGAGGTTGTGTCGgacgatgatggtggcggtgaaggaggaggaggaggagaaggaggggggcagaCGAACGAGGTCAAAGGTCGCCACGTGCAGCGCGTGACGGACTACGTGTTCGAGGAAGAGGACTTCCTCCTGGAGACTTTCGTGGTCCGCCCTTCCTCCAGCGTGACTCTGCTAAGAGGGgacagtgtggaggaggaggagagggagctgggtggtggtgtgtatgggaGGATGATGGGccgggtgttgggggtgagggggcagggctgggaggggcaggaggaggaggaggaggacgggggttacggggaggaggagagggacgtGTTCTGCGaggacccctcctcctccttcctcttcttccggcCCCGCACCTCCTCCATGAGGACCTCCCGGGACATGGCGGCCCTGGCCAGACGGCGGGGCAGCAAGGAGCTCATCTGA